In the Cryptococcus neoformans var. neoformans JEC21 chromosome 1, complete sequence genome, one interval contains:
- a CDS encoding purine nucleotide biosynthesis-related protein, putative gives MSSEAPIALLSVYDKTGLLPFAKSLKELGFRLLGSGGTAKMIREAGMEIEDVSNITKAPEMLGGRVKTLHPAVHGGILSRDIPSDLADLATNKISPITLVVCNLYPFVLQTSKPDCTLAGAIEEIDIGGVTLLRAAAKNHGRVSIISSPSDYETIVAELKAKGEVSAETRRGLAIKAFEDTKSYDEAISDYFRKVYATPGVEDEMKAGAGVGYQRLGLRYGANPHQKPAQAFVEQGEMPIKVLSGSPGYINLLDALNSWALVKELAAGLNLPAAASFKHVSPAGAAVGLPLDERAAKVFGVEDLKELSPLACAYARARGADRMSSFGDFIALSHSVDTPTAKIISREVSDGVIAPGYEPEALEILSKKKGGKYCVLQMDPNYVPPEIETRQVYGISLQQKRNDCKIDESLFRNVVTANKDLPKSAVTDLVVATLALKYTQSNSVCYALNGTVIGLGAGQQSRIHCTRLAGDKADNWWLRHHPRVLELPFKKGTKRADKANAIDLFVTGQAFEAEGGERAQWESLFETVPEPLTKEEREKHMKELTGVACASDAFFPFPDNVHRAKRSGATYLAAPSGSIMDKECIKAADENNLVFCHTDLRLFHH, from the exons ATGTCTTCCGAGGCTCCCATCG CCCTTCTCTCCGTCTACGACAAGACTGGCCTCCTTCCCTTCGCCAAAAGCCTGAAAGAGCTCGGCTTCAGGCTCTTGGGCAGCGGTGGTACCGCCAAGATGATTCGAGAGGCCGGTATGGAGATCGA GGATGTTTCCAACATCACCAAGGCCCCTGAGATGTTGGGTGGTCGAGTCAAGACCCTCCACCCCGCTGTTCACGGTG GTATCCTTTCTCGAGATATTCCTTCTGACCTTGCCGACCTCGCTACCAACAAGATCTCTCCCATCACCCTCGTTGTCTGCAACCTCTACCCTTTCGTCCTTCAAACCTCCAAGCCTGATTGCACTCTTGCCGGTGCCATTGAGGAGATTGACATTGGCGGTGTCACCCTCCTTCGTGCTGCTGCCAAGAACCACGGCCGTGTCTccatcatttcttccccttccgaCTACGAGACCATTGTCGCTGAGCTCAAGGCCAAGGGCGAGGTCTCTGCCGAGACCAGGAGAGGACTTGCCATCAAGGCATTCGAGGACACCAAGAGCTACGACGAAGCTATCAGCGACTACTTCAGGAAGGTCTATGCTACTCCCGGCGTTGAGGACGAAATGAAGGCTGGCGCCGGTGTTGGATACCAGAGGCTGGGTTTGAGGTACGGCGCCAACCCTCACCAGAAGCCTGCCCAGGCTTTCGTTGAGCAGGGCGAAATGCCCATTAAGGTTCTCTCCGGCTCCCCCGGCTACATCAACCTCCTTGACGCCCTCAATTCTTGGGCGCTCGTCAAGGAGCTCGCCGCCGGTCTCAACCttcctgctgctgcttcctTCAAGCACGTCTCTCCTGCCGGTGCCGCCGTCGGTCTTCCCCTCGACGAGCGTGCCGCCAAGGTCTTTGGTGTTGAAGACTTGAAGGAGCTGTCTCCTCTTGCATGCGCCTACGCTAGGGCTCGAGGTGCCGACAGGATGTCTTCTTTTGGTGATTTCATCGCTCTCTCCCACTCTGTCGACACTCCTACCGCCAAAATCATCTCTCGAGAAGTCTCAGACGGTGTCATCGCACCCGGCTACGAGCCTGAAGCTCTTGAGATCctcagcaagaagaagggtggcAAGTACTGCGTCCTCCAGATGGACCCCAACTACGTTCCCCCCGAGATCGAAACCCGACAGGTCTATGGCATTTCCCTCCAACAGAAGCGGAATGACTGCAAGATTGACGAGTCTCTCTTTAGAAATGTTGTCACCGCCAACAAGGATCTTCCCAAGTCTGCCGTCACCGATCTCGTCGTCGCTACACTTGCTCTCAAATACACCCAGTCGAACTCTGTCTGTTACGCTCTTAACGGTACCGTCATCGGTCTCGGTGCCGGCCAGCAGTCTCGTATCCACTGTACTCGTCTCGCTGGTGACAAGGCTGACAACTGGTGGCTTCGACACCACCCCCGTGTCCTCGAGTTGCCCTTCAAGAAAGGTACCAAGCGAGCCGACAAGGCCAATGCCATCGACTTGTTCGTCACTGGCCAGGCGTTTGAAGCTGAGGGTGGTGAGCGTGCTCAATGGGAGAGCCTATTCGAGACTGTGCCTGAGCCTTTGaccaaggaggaaagggaaaagcaCATGAAGGAGCTGACTGGTGTCGCTTGCGCCTCTGACGCCTTTTTCCCGTTCCCCGACAATGTTCACCGAGCGAAGAGGAGCGGTGCTACCTACCTCGCAGCCCCAAGCGGAAGTATCATGGACAAGGAGTGTATTAAAGCTGCGGATGAGAATAACTTGGTGTTCTGCCACACCGACTTGAGATTG TTCCACCATTAA